The following is a genomic window from Amphiura filiformis chromosome 4, Afil_fr2py, whole genome shotgun sequence.
acatGCAAAGATTCATACgttatcaaaattaataataGACAAATTAACGGATTTCATGAATAAAAAAGATCGACACAGCATatatggtcgatcgaaagatcgaactaatttgtttctatttaaTATCAGTTCAGTTTTAATGGTCGTTTTCCTGTGTTAATTGTGTTTAAAATGAATAATTTAATAGTATTGAGCCATAAGTATTCAGAGTTGACAAAAGTAGGCAATGTGTGTAGGATGGGAATGTGCACATGAACGGAGGAAGCATCAACATTTAGGGGGAGGGGATATAATTTGCTATTTCTTAATTATTTTGAGCTTTATTGTTAACGTTGTTGTCACCATATACCCCCAATAATTTGTTATTCAGGAAAAACTAAACACAATTTCAACATGGTTCCCCAATTTAAAACCTGTCTCTGATAATGTGTAAACTTATTTTAGACCATTCTGTCTTTGACGGTGGATAGTGGATACTCTATACTTGAATTACGTTATGACAAACTAATCTTCGAGAAAGGTTATCGAAagcatttaaaaagttataatAACATTTGTATTGGTTTTTATAATATAAGTTAATATGAGTATAGGTTCAGTGCGTTGGGAGTATGTTGATGTGGATGGGGCGTGTTGGGGATATGGATGGTTATGAaagtattaaaattaatattcatCACTGGGTCAGTATTAATTGCTAATATTTCACGTTCGATTGTCATAAACGTAGGTATAACAAAAAGGCCGGTCTTGTGACAGGAATCATGCAGATTGTTGCCGGCGGAATTCTCGTTGTATTGGGAATTATTGTTCTCGTTCTTGGATCTTGGTTCCGTTTTGGCTGGAGCATTTGGGGAAGCATATGTGTAagttttgaaaattaaattcccaattaaatatcaaatattttcttCTGTTTGGCTGTTCAATCACTTTATGTCACGTCTGCAagtgaaaataatgaaatatggaTAATAAAAACCTTTGTTTCAAAACACAATAATCATAACTTGTAGAtcttgaaaataaatttgaaatcaaCCTGACGTACGGCAGCTATAATAGTACATTGTACTTTGTAATTGTACTCATcatgtttaacaaaaatatattgtAAACCAATAACTAGTAAAACCTGATAGTAAATGTTTACGTTATAACAAGTATTAATGTTTTTCTTCCAGTTCTACGTTGTGGCAGGTATTCTTGGTGTTGTTTCGAAGAACCAAAACAAATGCGTGGTAAGTTATACATGTGTTTTTATGGCACATGTGGGGGAGCGAGGCAGTGGTCATTTTTAATTAGAGGGTTGGCAAATTGCGGTTCAGAAGTCATTGTCTAGAGGGTGTAGATAATATCTATTGACAAACACTCTGCTATGAAAGCCTCTAGAAGTAGAGGTGAACTCGACAACCTATAATGAGCAGTAAATTATGAACGAAGATACGTTAATTTAAGAACAACATTTCCACGTTTCCTCATTGACTGCAAAATTACTATTATCTagttaaaagaccaattattggaaatataATATGTAATAAACACACGACttgttgttgaaaattagtgACTAAATTAAATTTCCACTTGTAATtccatgtttaattgtgctagggTGCTatgcgtgattcttctttcccctgtatattaatATATGTTCTGCGCCAAaaggtatccttacacttggaaaaaatcctaattttaaaactgaaccatatttgggtaaattgggtaacattatgacaccccattgaatccgatgcgacctcaagaagtaaagctGCAAGCAATTAATTAGATGAAGGTCgtgttaaaagtgacaaactggcctatacaactaggtaaaaagattccaacaatcGCAACAAGGAGACAACACTTTCTTCAACGATTCTTTATTTAAAGcaatttttatttcagtttttagttctctgtacttttcataactttcattttatttgccagttcttttgtttcagttttctttcgtTTAAAATTAAAGGCGGgtataaattagccattcaccactctcagaCCATATACATAGTCCGTGGATTTTTGaaaaggccagtttgtcacttttaaaacaggacttcctctaatcaaatgcttgtaactttgattCCACGGGGTGTCAtgatgtgccggattagatagcgcatccattaaacaaataaatttacgcAATACTGCttagttttaaaattaagatttttccaagtgtaaagatactttttggtgcagtatattaaataataataaataaagaataaggttatacgatgtattgttgatcgaagcagcagaaaaagtagttcacagcatcttgcgaatggtagtgagctttagcaaaattgcattgctcaattcatagcgagaattgaaataccacatatatacttttgtaggtcccgtacattcttgagttatgtaaaagagggctgaaacaacaacacttttgtaaaacgtacataacaaagtattatgattttgtagaatgaacttttttggctgcttcgacccggggcttcgaccaacaatacctcttaTACCCTTAATAACGAAAAGCATCAATAATTTGATCTCGggtgctagtttgtaatgtttgaatgtttctatgctCCAGTGTATGGTGCGTAAGCCTCTTCATTTGTTGATTGAGTTAGGttaagtttttgtttgtttcaaacaCCAAGCTTTATATACCTCTGTGTGTGCACCGAACACAATCAAACATCAAATTACAGACTTATTTGTCATTGTTAATTATCTGGATACCTAAATTTAAGTTTTTTCAATGTATGTTAATATGTTTGTTCTCATCACCAGATTATTGCCTACATGGTCATGTCCATCATAGCTGCAGTTTGTGCCGGATCACAGATGATATATGATGCTATTGCTGCTGGGCAATCACGTTTTTGGGGTTCTTACATCTGTGGCTATGGTTATAATGATTATGATTACTTCTACTACGGTTATGGTGGTTGCAGCCGCGTaagtattttaattttataaactTGGTCATACACATCGCACTTACAAACACACCCCTGCGCCCCCATTTCGCACCCCTACACGCACGCACtaaaagtcatattttttaatgAACGACTTCAACATGATGGACACTCAGTAACAAAGATGGTATACAAATAAATGCTATCCCATTAATGGATCtgtaatgagcgttttgagcgtttcgacattattttttgtgggacatgagagcacatcagacatatc
Proteins encoded in this region:
- the LOC140151503 gene encoding uncharacterized protein, with protein sequence MTTVIQTTNTQPGGYPPPQQQGYPPQQGYPPPQQQATYVQAPPTTVTSGGSPNLSNRYNKKAGLVTGIMQIVAGGILVVLGIIVLVLGSWFRFGWSIWGSICFYVVAGILGVVSKNQNKCVIIAYMVMSIIAAVCAGSQMIYDAIAAGQSRFWGSYICGYGYNDYDYFYYGYGGCSRQKAVIAMHSYRL